One window from the genome of Paramormyrops kingsleyae isolate MSU_618 chromosome 3, PKINGS_0.4, whole genome shotgun sequence encodes:
- the slc13a4 gene encoding solute carrier family 13 member 4 isoform X2, producing MGVICLAASIEKWNLHKRIALRMVMIAGAKPGMLVLGFMCCTVFLSMWLSNTSTTAMVMPIAEAVLQQLISTGVADTQEDDENIEVPEEVSDKEENLDKNQLELLYRRESYVKKELSTLGEESNGLALKLSARQEFLKKNNGYLPQTAVNITESQQPTDQNPSRYPTKRDHMICKCLSLSITYAATIGGLITITGTSTNLIFAEQFNSRYPDAKVINFGTWFIFSLPISIIMLILTWVWLHCLFLGCNFKETCSLSKKRKTRREELSEKRIQEEYTKLGPISYPEVVTGIFFILMTLLWFTREPGFVPGWTSLFEKKGYRTDATISVLLGFLLFLIPARKPWPSASSDKATDKNSVKEVNPDPLAPMITWKDFQSLMPWEIVILVGGGYALAAGCKVSGLSVWIGRQLEPMSGLPPWAVTLLACLLVSGVTEFASNPATLTVFLPILSTLSETLHINPLHTLIPCTMCVSFGVMLPVGNPPNAIVFSYGHVQISDMVKAGFGVNLIGVMVVMLAIMTWGGPLFQLTEFPDWVIMRNITRSL from the exons ATGGGGGTGATCTGCCTGGCCGCCTCCATCGAGAAGTGGAACTTGCACAAACGCATCGCCCTGCGGATGGTCATGATAGCAGGGGCCAAGCCGGGCAT GCTGGTGCTCGGCTTCATGTGCTGCACCGTCTTCCTGTCCATGTGGCTGAGCAATACCTCCACCACAGCCATGGTCATGCCCATCGCCGAGGCTGTCCTGCAACAGCTCATCAGCACCGGCGTGGCCGACACCCAGGAGGACGATGAGAACATTGAGGTCCCCGAGGAGGTCAGCG ACAAGGAAGAAAATCTCGACAAGAACCAGCTTGAGCTCCTATATCGCAGAGAGAG CTATGTGAAAAAGGAGCTCTCCACCCTGGGAGAG GAGTCCAATGGTTTAGCCCTGAAGCTCAGCGCAAGACAAGAGTTTCTCAAGAAAAATAATGGATACCTTCCCCAG ACAGCTGTCAACATCACAGAATCCCAGCAGCCCACGGATCAAAACCCGTCGAGATATCCTACCAAGCGCGACCACATGATCTGCAAGTGCCTCTCCCTCAGCATCACATATGCCGCCACCATCGGAGGCCTGATCACCATCACGGGCACCTCCACCAACCTCATCTTCGCTGAGCAGTTCAACAG CCGCTACCCAGATGCGAAAGTCATCAACTTCGGCACCTGGTTTATCTTCAGCTTGCCGATCTCCATCATCATGCTGATACTGACCTGGGTTTGGCTTCACTGCTTGTTCTTGGGCTGCAA TTTCAAGGAAACATGCTCCCTCAGCAAGAAGCGGAAGACGCGGAGGGAGGAGCTGTCTGAGAAACGCATTCAGGAGGAGTACACCAAGCTGGGACCCATTAG CTACCCTGAAGTGGTGACGGGCATCTTCTTCATCCTTATGACCCTGCTGTGGTTCACCCGGGAGCCGGGCTTTGTGCCAGGTTGGACATCGCTCTTCGAGAA GAAAGGCTACCGGACTGATGCCACTATTTCTGTGCTCCTGGGCTTCTTGCTGTTCCTCATACCAGCTCGTAAACCTTGGCCATCAGCCTCCTCAGACAAGGCAACAG ATAAAAATTCAGTGAAGGAGGTCAACCCTGACCCTCTCGCCCCGATGATCACATGGAAGGATTTCCAAAGCCTGATGCCCTGGGAGATTGTGATCCTCGTTGGTGGAGGCTATGCCCTAGCAGCCGGCTGCAAG GTATCGGGGCTGTCAGTCTGGATTGGGCGGCAGCTGGAGCCCATGAGCGGCCTGCCACCCTGGGCGGTGACCCTCCTGGCCTGCCTGCTGGTCTCCGGTGTCACGGAGTTCGCAAGCAACCCTGCCACACTCACCGTCTTCCTGCCCATACTCTCCACACTG TCGGAAACCCTGCACATAAACCCGCTCCACACACTAATTCCCTGCACCATGTGTGTGTCGTTCGGGGTCATGCTGCCAGTGGGAAACCCCCCCAACGCCATTGTCTTCAGTTACGGACACGTGCAGATTAGCGATATG GTGAAGGCTGGCTTCGGGGTTAACCTGATCGGGGTGATGGTTGTGATGCTGGCCATCATGACCTGGGGAGGCCCCCTTTTCCAGCTAACGGAGTTTCCAGACTGGGTGATCATGAGAAATATCACTAGGAGTTTAtag
- the slc13a4 gene encoding solute carrier family 13 member 4 isoform X1, with amino-acid sequence MRLESGKMDFLKKLWIARKLILVVLIPLSLLPLPLIHPTSEASCAYVLIVTAVYWVSEAVPLGAAALVPAFLYPLFGVLKSSEVAAEYCKDTTLLLMGVICLAASIEKWNLHKRIALRMVMIAGAKPGMLVLGFMCCTVFLSMWLSNTSTTAMVMPIAEAVLQQLISTGVADTQEDDENIEVPEEVSDKEENLDKNQLELLYRRESYVKKELSTLGEESNGLALKLSARQEFLKKNNGYLPQTAVNITESQQPTDQNPSRYPTKRDHMICKCLSLSITYAATIGGLITITGTSTNLIFAEQFNSRYPDAKVINFGTWFIFSLPISIIMLILTWVWLHCLFLGCNFKETCSLSKKRKTRREELSEKRIQEEYTKLGPISYPEVVTGIFFILMTLLWFTREPGFVPGWTSLFEKKGYRTDATISVLLGFLLFLIPARKPWPSASSDKATDKNSVKEVNPDPLAPMITWKDFQSLMPWEIVILVGGGYALAAGCKVSGLSVWIGRQLEPMSGLPPWAVTLLACLLVSGVTEFASNPATLTVFLPILSTLSETLHINPLHTLIPCTMCVSFGVMLPVGNPPNAIVFSYGHVQISDMVKAGFGVNLIGVMVVMLAIMTWGGPLFQLTEFPDWVIMRNITRSL; translated from the exons ATGAGGCTGGAATCAGGAAAAATGGACTTTCTGAAGAAGCTCTGGATCGCTCGCAAACTGATTCTGGTGGTCCTGATCCCTCTGTCCCTGCTCCCGTTGCCTCTCATCCACCCCACCAGC GAGGCATCATGCGCATACGTGCTGATTGTGACAGCGGTGTACTGGGTGTCGGAGGCCGTGCCCTTGGGTGCTGCCGCCCTGGTGCCCGCATTCCTCTATCCGCTGTTCGGGGTCCTCAAGTCAAGCGAG gtcgcAGCAGAGTACTGCAAGGACACAACACTGCTGCTGATGGGGGTGATCTGCCTGGCCGCCTCCATCGAGAAGTGGAACTTGCACAAACGCATCGCCCTGCGGATGGTCATGATAGCAGGGGCCAAGCCGGGCAT GCTGGTGCTCGGCTTCATGTGCTGCACCGTCTTCCTGTCCATGTGGCTGAGCAATACCTCCACCACAGCCATGGTCATGCCCATCGCCGAGGCTGTCCTGCAACAGCTCATCAGCACCGGCGTGGCCGACACCCAGGAGGACGATGAGAACATTGAGGTCCCCGAGGAGGTCAGCG ACAAGGAAGAAAATCTCGACAAGAACCAGCTTGAGCTCCTATATCGCAGAGAGAG CTATGTGAAAAAGGAGCTCTCCACCCTGGGAGAG GAGTCCAATGGTTTAGCCCTGAAGCTCAGCGCAAGACAAGAGTTTCTCAAGAAAAATAATGGATACCTTCCCCAG ACAGCTGTCAACATCACAGAATCCCAGCAGCCCACGGATCAAAACCCGTCGAGATATCCTACCAAGCGCGACCACATGATCTGCAAGTGCCTCTCCCTCAGCATCACATATGCCGCCACCATCGGAGGCCTGATCACCATCACGGGCACCTCCACCAACCTCATCTTCGCTGAGCAGTTCAACAG CCGCTACCCAGATGCGAAAGTCATCAACTTCGGCACCTGGTTTATCTTCAGCTTGCCGATCTCCATCATCATGCTGATACTGACCTGGGTTTGGCTTCACTGCTTGTTCTTGGGCTGCAA TTTCAAGGAAACATGCTCCCTCAGCAAGAAGCGGAAGACGCGGAGGGAGGAGCTGTCTGAGAAACGCATTCAGGAGGAGTACACCAAGCTGGGACCCATTAG CTACCCTGAAGTGGTGACGGGCATCTTCTTCATCCTTATGACCCTGCTGTGGTTCACCCGGGAGCCGGGCTTTGTGCCAGGTTGGACATCGCTCTTCGAGAA GAAAGGCTACCGGACTGATGCCACTATTTCTGTGCTCCTGGGCTTCTTGCTGTTCCTCATACCAGCTCGTAAACCTTGGCCATCAGCCTCCTCAGACAAGGCAACAG ATAAAAATTCAGTGAAGGAGGTCAACCCTGACCCTCTCGCCCCGATGATCACATGGAAGGATTTCCAAAGCCTGATGCCCTGGGAGATTGTGATCCTCGTTGGTGGAGGCTATGCCCTAGCAGCCGGCTGCAAG GTATCGGGGCTGTCAGTCTGGATTGGGCGGCAGCTGGAGCCCATGAGCGGCCTGCCACCCTGGGCGGTGACCCTCCTGGCCTGCCTGCTGGTCTCCGGTGTCACGGAGTTCGCAAGCAACCCTGCCACACTCACCGTCTTCCTGCCCATACTCTCCACACTG TCGGAAACCCTGCACATAAACCCGCTCCACACACTAATTCCCTGCACCATGTGTGTGTCGTTCGGGGTCATGCTGCCAGTGGGAAACCCCCCCAACGCCATTGTCTTCAGTTACGGACACGTGCAGATTAGCGATATG GTGAAGGCTGGCTTCGGGGTTAACCTGATCGGGGTGATGGTTGTGATGCTGGCCATCATGACCTGGGGAGGCCCCCTTTTCCAGCTAACGGAGTTTCCAGACTGGGTGATCATGAGAAATATCACTAGGAGTTTAtag
- the LOC111859028 gene encoding uncharacterized protein → MHGYRGPTTVKVVPRYMVQVWPLVWTVWGLSLGVTVTWGSSVSPVVLRSITMSAAEEWTNITETAIANYTGLGCVSLLPPRRGSFYVETGTGLSLGSVLAFWCREGFQLVGSEKVTCVLRDGVPQWSNYLPVCEALPKPEDRGLQVAVLVSVVSGIIILSMSASFIICCVQEHLGRKRERRRDGRSRKRKVRKRPSSQRSDCWLEREEGDWDAFPPPKIFHLSYQPPSSNPLYLGGQSGFENHSYQRSQESLLKPPVPGLHPTDCQMYPPVVLQRVPTPVAPVYLPSQNTEAVPSMQVNPAYCDSTHAGPRP, encoded by the exons ATGCACGGCTATCGTGGCCCTACAACGGTTAAAGTTGTTCCCCGATATATGGTCCAGGTGTGGCCTTTGGTGTGGACAGTGTGGGGACTGAGTCTGGGGGTTACTGTGACTTGGGGCTCGTCGGTTAGTCCAGTCGTCCTGCGATCCATCACTATGTCAGCTGCTGAGGAGTGGACAAACATCACGGAGACCGCGATCGCAAACTACACAG GCCTGGGCTGCGTCTCGCTGCTGCCTCCCCGCCGGGGCTCCTTCTACGTGGAGACGGGCACAGGGTTGTCTCTGGGATCCGTGCTGGCTTTCTGGTGCCGAGAAGGCTTCCAGCTGGTAGGCAGCGAGAAGGTCACCTGTGTTCTTCGGGACGGCGTGCCCCAGTGGAGCAACTATCTCCCAGTCTGTGAAG CCCTCCCCAAGCCCGAGGATAGGGGCCTGCAGGTGGCCGTCTTGGTGTCCGTGGTCAGCGGCATCATCATCCTCTCCATGTCTGCCTCCTTCATCATCTGTTGCGTGCAGGAGCACCTGGGCAGGAAGAGGGAGCGACGACGAGATGGCAGGTCCAG AAAACGGAAGGTGAGGAAGCGGCCATCGTCACAGAGGAGTGACTGCTGgttggagcgggaggagggtGATTGGGATGCATTCCCCCCTCCCAAGATCTTTCACCTATCCTACCAGCCCCCGTCCAGCAACCCCCTGTACCTGGGGGGGCAAAGTGGCTTTGAGAACCACAGCTATCAGAG GAGCCAGGAGAGCCTGCTAAAGCCCCCTGTCCCAGGCCTGCACCCCACAGACTGCCAAATGTACCCCCCCGTGGTGCTGCAGAGGGTGCCCACTCCAGTTGCCCCTGTCTACCTTCCCTCACAGAACACAGAAGCCGTCCCTTCAATGCAGGTCAACCCTGCCTACTGTGACAGTACCCATGCAGGACCAAGGCCATAG